A stretch of Streptococcus sp. oral taxon 061 DNA encodes these proteins:
- the radC gene encoding DNA repair protein RadC, whose amino-acid sequence MYSISFQEDSLLPRERLVREGVEALSNQELLAILLRTGTKQANVFEIAQKVLNQLTCLTDLKRMSLQELQTLSGIGRVKAIELQAVIELGCRIHKRETVEMESILSSRKLAKKMQAELGDKKQEHLVALYLNTQNQIIHQQTIFIGSATRSIAEPREILHYALKHMATSVILVHNHPSGPVVPSPNDDHVTKLVKEACEIMGLVLLDHLIVSHSDYFSYREKTDMI is encoded by the coding sequence ATGTATAGTATTTCATTTCAAGAAGATTCGCTCTTACCAAGAGAAAGATTAGTAAGAGAGGGAGTAGAAGCACTCAGCAATCAAGAATTACTGGCAATATTACTAAGGACAGGAACGAAACAGGCCAATGTTTTTGAAATAGCACAGAAGGTCTTAAATCAGCTAACATGTTTAACCGACCTAAAAAGAATGAGCCTACAGGAATTGCAGACTCTATCGGGTATCGGACGTGTTAAGGCTATCGAATTACAAGCTGTTATCGAATTAGGCTGCCGTATCCATAAAAGGGAAACAGTGGAAATGGAGAGCATTCTTAGCAGTCGTAAATTAGCTAAAAAGATGCAAGCTGAGCTTGGAGATAAAAAACAAGAGCACCTAGTGGCGCTTTATCTGAATACACAAAATCAAATCATTCACCAGCAGACTATTTTTATAGGGTCTGCCACAAGAAGCATTGCTGAACCGAGAGAAATTCTCCACTATGCCCTAAAGCACATGGCAACATCTGTGATTCTGGTTCACAATCATCCATCAGGTCCAGTAGTTCCTAGCCCCAATGACGACCATGTTACCAAGCTTGTTAAAGAAGCCTGCGAGATAATGGGATTGGTCTTATTGGACCATCTAATTGTCTCGCATTCAGATTATTTTAGTTACCGTGAGAAGACGGATATGATATAA
- a CDS encoding cysteine desulfurase family protein, translating to MIYLDNAATTPMSPAAISAMTQVMQETYGNPSSIHSHGRQAGKLLREARQELASLLGTKPQHVFFTSGGTESNNTAIIGYCLRHQWRGKHIITTAIEHHAVLEPIEYLVENFGFEVTVLKPVNQEITADQVKNALREDTILVSTMFANNETGTLLPIAEIGEVLKNHPASYHVDAVQAVGKVEILPEELGIDFLSASAHKFYGPKGVGFLYASSTDFDSYLHGGDQEQKKRAGTENLPAIIGMVAALKDDLEHLESNFEKVQKLQETFLTEMDGLNYYLNQSKEQLPYVLNIGFPGQRNDLLLLRLDLEGISISTGSACTAGIVQVSHVLQAFYGEDSPRLHESVRVSISPQNTEQEMITLAKTLKNIIGG from the coding sequence TTGATATATTTAGATAATGCTGCTACGACTCCAATGTCACCTGCAGCTATCTCAGCGATGACTCAAGTCATGCAAGAAACATATGGGAACCCTTCTAGTATTCATAGTCATGGACGCCAAGCAGGTAAATTATTACGAGAAGCGCGTCAAGAGTTAGCGAGTTTACTAGGAACAAAGCCACAGCATGTTTTCTTCACCTCTGGTGGTACAGAAAGTAATAATACTGCAATTATCGGCTACTGCCTTCGCCACCAATGGCGTGGGAAACACATCATTACTACTGCTATTGAGCATCACGCAGTTCTTGAACCAATTGAATATTTGGTTGAAAATTTCGGGTTTGAAGTAACTGTTTTGAAACCTGTAAATCAAGAAATCACAGCAGACCAAGTCAAAAATGCTCTTCGTGAAGATACCATTCTAGTTTCAACTATGTTTGCAAACAATGAAACAGGAACTCTATTACCGATTGCTGAAATTGGTGAGGTTTTAAAAAATCATCCAGCTTCTTATCATGTTGATGCAGTTCAGGCGGTTGGTAAAGTAGAGATTCTTCCCGAAGAATTGGGAATTGATTTTCTTAGCGCTTCTGCACATAAATTCTATGGTCCCAAAGGCGTAGGTTTCCTATACGCTTCTTCTACAGATTTTGATTCTTATCTACACGGTGGAGATCAAGAACAGAAAAAAAGAGCAGGAACAGAAAATCTTCCTGCAATTATAGGGATGGTCGCGGCACTTAAGGATGATCTTGAACATTTAGAAAGTAATTTTGAAAAAGTTCAAAAGTTACAAGAAACATTTCTAACTGAAATGGATGGATTAAACTACTATCTAAACCAAAGTAAAGAGCAACTTCCCTATGTCCTCAACATTGGTTTCCCAGGACAACGAAATGATCTGCTACTACTTCGCCTGGATCTAGAAGGCATTTCTATTTCAACAGGTTCAGCATGTACCGCTGGTATTGTTCAGGTTAGTCATGTTCTTCAGGCTTTTTATGGAGAAGACTCGCCTCGCTTACACGAGTCTGTTCGCGTCAGCATTTCACCTCAAAATACAGAACAAGAAATGATAACTCTTGCTAAAACTCTTAAAAATATCATCGGAGGATAA
- a CDS encoding gamma-glutamyl-gamma-aminobutyrate hydrolase family protein, which yields MNKPVIGITGNETPHPDDDLMMSYAAKGFVEGVKEAGGIPIILPIGDEEMAGYYISLIDKLILTGGQNVDPKYYGEPKVIDSDDYHLQRDIFELALIKEAIKQNKPIFSVCRGTQLFNVAMGGSLYQDIEDHWQDTSAEYTTQRLVTEPDTILREIYGEISHINSFHHQSIKDLAPNLQVVAHDPKDGIIEAVTSTDGFPYLGVQWHPEFLFENRPKDKTLFDYVVNEL from the coding sequence ATGAATAAACCAGTTATTGGGATTACAGGAAATGAAACCCCGCATCCAGATGATGATCTTATGATGAGTTATGCTGCCAAAGGCTTTGTTGAAGGAGTTAAGGAAGCTGGAGGTATCCCCATTATCCTACCAATTGGTGATGAAGAAATGGCCGGTTACTACATTAGTTTAATTGATAAACTTATTCTAACTGGTGGACAAAACGTAGACCCTAAATACTATGGTGAGCCAAAAGTTATTGATAGTGACGATTACCACCTTCAACGTGATATTTTTGAGTTAGCACTCATTAAAGAAGCAATCAAGCAAAATAAGCCAATTTTTTCTGTCTGTCGTGGTACTCAACTTTTTAACGTAGCCATGGGCGGGTCTCTTTATCAAGATATTGAAGATCATTGGCAAGATACTTCCGCTGAATACACCACTCAGCGGCTTGTTACCGAACCAGATACTATTCTTCGAGAAATTTATGGAGAAATCTCTCATATAAATTCTTTCCACCATCAGAGCATCAAAGATTTAGCTCCTAATCTTCAGGTTGTAGCACATGATCCTAAAGATGGTATTATCGAGGCTGTAACAAGTACAGATGGTTTCCCTTATCTCGGTGTTCAATGGCATCCAGAATTTCTCTTTGAAAATCGCCCCAAAGATAAAACGCTTTTTGACTATGTTGTCAATGAATTGTAA
- a CDS encoding DUF1831 domain-containing protein, with translation MAFEQTIKLKNCRYDYTLSPTVKKFTLKDNTFFETKVGNYELTRLLEKVPNSGEGFQLKIIINKDLTGAKINITDKFGLRLVDIFKSEETHIHQEKFYFLMDSLVERGVFTKSER, from the coding sequence ATGGCATTCGAACAAACGATTAAACTAAAAAATTGTCGTTACGATTATACACTTAGCCCAACTGTAAAGAAATTTACGCTTAAAGATAATACGTTTTTTGAAACTAAAGTTGGTAACTATGAATTAACACGTCTTCTTGAAAAAGTTCCAAATAGTGGAGAAGGATTCCAACTTAAGATTATTATCAACAAAGACTTAACAGGTGCAAAAATCAACATCACTGATAAATTTGGTCTACGTTTAGTTGATATCTTCAAATCAGAAGAAACTCATATCCACCAAGAGAAATTCTACTTCTTGATGGATAGTCTTGTTGAGCGTGGCGTATTTACAAAAAGTGAAAGATAA
- a CDS encoding redox-sensing transcriptional repressor Rex, with the protein MKEKQSAIPKATAKRLSLYYRIFKRFNAEKIERANSKQIAEAIGIDSATVRRDFSYFGELGRRGFGYDVKKLMNFFADLLNDNSITNVMLVGIGNMGHALLHYRFHERNKMKIIMAFDLDDHPEVGTQTPDGVPIYGISQIKDKIKDSDVKTAILTVPSIKSQEVAELLVDAGIKGILSFSPVHLHLPKDVVVQYVDLTSELQTLLYFMRKED; encoded by the coding sequence GTGAAAGAAAAACAGTCTGCTATTCCTAAAGCAACAGCAAAGAGACTTTCTCTCTATTACCGTATTTTTAAAAGATTTAATGCCGAAAAAATTGAAAGAGCTAATTCCAAACAAATTGCAGAAGCGATTGGAATTGATTCTGCCACTGTTCGTCGTGACTTCTCTTACTTTGGCGAACTTGGACGTCGTGGATTTGGCTATGATGTCAAAAAGCTCATGAACTTTTTCGCTGATCTTTTAAATGATAATTCTATTACCAATGTTATGCTGGTAGGTATCGGAAATATGGGGCATGCCCTCCTACACTACCGCTTTCATGAGCGTAACAAGATGAAAATCATCATGGCTTTTGACCTAGATGATCATCCTGAGGTTGGTACCCAAACTCCTGATGGTGTTCCAATCTATGGAATCTCTCAAATAAAGGACAAAATTAAGGATAGTGATGTTAAAACTGCTATTCTTACTGTTCCTAGTATTAAATCTCAAGAAGTTGCAGAACTATTAGTCGACGCCGGTATCAAAGGTATTCTTAGTTTTTCTCCTGTTCACCTACATCTTCCTAAAGACGTAGTTGTTCAGTATGTCGATCTTACAAGCGAACTTCAAACCCTCCTCTATTTCATGCGTAAAGAGGATTAG
- a CDS encoding O-acetylhomoserine aminocarboxypropyltransferase/cysteine synthase family protein, which produces MTREFKFETLQLHAGQVVDATTKSRAVPIYQTTSFVFEDTQEGAELFALQKAGNIYTRITNPTTSAFEERIAALEGGVGALATASGMAAITYTILALAHAGDHVVAASTIYGGTFNLLKETLPRYGITTTFVDIDNLEEVEAAIKDNTKLVLIETLGNPVINIPDIEKIAEIAHKHQIPLVADNTFATPYLINVFSHGVDIAVHSATKFIGGHGTTIGGVIVDSGKFDWAASGKFPQLVDEDPSYHNISYTRDVGAAAFIVAARVQLLRDMGAALSPFNSFLLLQGLETLSLRVERHVQNAEKIVDFLVNHPKVEKVNYPKLPDSPYHALAEKYLPKGVGSIFTFHVKGGEAEARKVIDSLEIFSNLANVADAKSLVVHPATTTHAQLSDSDLEAAGVTKNQIRLSIGLENVDDLIEDLRLALEKI; this is translated from the coding sequence ATGACTCGTGAATTTAAATTTGAAACACTTCAATTGCATGCTGGTCAAGTAGTAGACGCGACTACAAAATCTCGTGCTGTTCCTATTTACCAAACAACATCTTTTGTATTTGAAGATACCCAAGAAGGAGCTGAACTTTTTGCCCTTCAAAAGGCTGGTAATATCTATACTCGTATCACTAACCCAACAACATCAGCCTTTGAAGAGCGTATCGCAGCTCTTGAAGGTGGTGTAGGTGCACTTGCAACTGCATCAGGTATGGCTGCTATTACCTACACAATTTTAGCTCTAGCCCACGCAGGAGACCACGTCGTTGCAGCATCAACCATCTATGGTGGTACCTTTAACCTCTTGAAAGAAACACTTCCTCGTTATGGAATCACCACAACTTTTGTTGATATTGATAATCTAGAAGAAGTAGAAGCAGCGATTAAAGATAATACCAAGCTTGTCTTGATTGAAACTTTGGGAAATCCAGTTATCAATATTCCAGATATCGAAAAAATCGCTGAAATTGCTCACAAACACCAGATTCCTTTGGTTGCTGACAATACCTTCGCAACACCTTATCTTATCAATGTCTTTTCTCACGGTGTAGATATCGCAGTTCACTCTGCAACTAAGTTTATCGGTGGTCACGGTACAACTATTGGTGGTGTCATTGTTGACAGTGGTAAGTTTGACTGGGCTGCTTCAGGGAAATTCCCTCAATTGGTCGATGAGGACCCAAGCTACCACAATATCAGTTATACTCGTGATGTTGGTGCTGCAGCCTTTATCGTGGCTGCTCGCGTGCAATTGCTTCGTGATATGGGAGCTGCCCTTTCACCGTTTAACTCATTCTTACTCTTACAAGGTCTTGAAACACTTTCTCTTCGAGTTGAACGCCATGTTCAAAATGCTGAGAAAATCGTTGATTTCCTTGTGAACCATCCAAAAGTTGAAAAGGTCAACTATCCAAAACTTCCAGATAGTCCATACCATGCCTTGGCTGAAAAATACTTACCAAAAGGTGTTGGCTCAATCTTTACTTTCCACGTTAAAGGTGGAGAAGCAGAAGCACGTAAAGTGATTGATAGCTTAGAAATCTTTTCAAACCTAGCCAATGTTGCAGATGCTAAATCATTGGTGGTTCATCCCGCAACTACAACACATGCTCAGTTGTCAGACTCTGATCTAGAAGCAGCAGGAGTAACCAAAAATCAAATCCGTCTCTCAATCGGTCTTGAAAATGTCGATGATTTGATTGAAGATTTGCGACTAGCTCTTGAAAAAATCTAA
- a CDS encoding CYTH domain-containing protein produces the protein MKHLEIEMKTLLSEEEYDRLLAQFSEVTPITQKNYYLDTPDFYLRQHKIAIRIRTFENSAELTIKIPQTVGNMEYNQALTLEEAKKCLEECKLPQGMILEELSNRGVSPSGWVVLGCLTTVRYEKETSIGLMALDQSSYFDVVDYELELEVENGDQGSLDFQEFLQANDIEYKKAPSKLVRFIENMKNN, from the coding sequence ATGAAACATTTAGAAATTGAAATGAAAACACTTCTCAGTGAAGAAGAATATGACCGTTTGCTAGCTCAGTTTTCAGAAGTCACTCCTATTACACAAAAAAATTACTACCTCGATACGCCTGATTTTTACCTTCGACAGCATAAAATCGCTATTCGCATTCGTACATTTGAAAATAGTGCCGAATTGACCATAAAAATCCCACAAACAGTTGGAAATATGGAATACAATCAAGCTCTCACTCTAGAAGAGGCAAAGAAATGTTTAGAAGAATGTAAACTTCCTCAGGGAATGATTTTAGAAGAACTTTCAAATCGTGGTGTTTCACCAAGTGGCTGGGTTGTCTTAGGTTGTTTAACTACTGTTCGTTATGAGAAAGAGACGTCTATCGGACTGATGGCACTTGATCAAAGTAGCTACTTCGATGTTGTTGATTATGAACTAGAGTTGGAAGTCGAAAATGGAGACCAGGGAAGTCTTGATTTTCAGGAGTTTTTACAGGCAAATGATATCGAATATAAGAAAGCACCTTCAAAATTAGTTCGATTTATAGAAAATATGAAAAATAACTGA
- a CDS encoding ribose-phosphate diphosphokinase, giving the protein MSDTKNMKLFSLSSNHEIAQKIADAAGVPLGKLSSRQFSDGEIQVNIEESVRGYDVYIIQSTSYPVSNHLMELLITVDACVRASANTINVVMPYFGYARQDRIASSREPLTAKLVANMLVKAGVSRVLTLDLHAVQVQGFFDIPVDNLYTIPLFAKHYCDKGLTGSDVVVVSPKNSGVKRARSLAEYLDAPIAIIDYAQDDSERSQGYIIGEVEGKKAILIDDILNTGRTFSEAAKILERDGATEIYAVSSHGLFVDGAAELLDAANIKEILVTDSVVTESKKPKNVQYITASELIGDAMVRIHERKPVSPLFKFK; this is encoded by the coding sequence ATGTCAGATACAAAGAATATGAAGCTTTTTTCACTTTCATCAAATCATGAAATTGCTCAAAAAATTGCGGATGCTGCAGGTGTTCCGCTTGGAAAATTATCATCACGTCAATTTTCAGATGGTGAAATCCAAGTTAACATCGAAGAAAGTGTTCGTGGCTATGATGTTTATATCATCCAGTCTACTTCTTATCCTGTTAGCAATCATTTGATGGAACTTTTAATCACTGTTGATGCCTGTGTTCGTGCTAGTGCAAATACAATCAATGTTGTCATGCCTTATTTCGGTTATGCTCGTCAAGACCGTATCGCTTCATCTCGCGAACCTCTTACGGCTAAACTTGTTGCAAATATGTTGGTTAAAGCTGGAGTTAGTCGTGTATTGACACTTGATCTTCACGCTGTTCAGGTTCAAGGTTTCTTTGATATTCCTGTTGACAACCTCTACACAATTCCTCTTTTTGCAAAACATTATTGTGATAAAGGTTTGACAGGTTCGGATGTGGTTGTTGTTAGCCCTAAAAATTCAGGTGTAAAACGTGCTCGTAGCCTAGCTGAGTACCTTGATGCACCGATTGCTATCATCGACTATGCTCAAGATGATTCTGAACGTAGCCAAGGATACATTATTGGTGAAGTTGAAGGTAAGAAAGCAATCTTGATTGATGATATTCTAAATACAGGTCGTACTTTCTCTGAAGCTGCTAAAATCCTAGAACGCGATGGAGCGACTGAAATCTATGCAGTTTCAAGTCATGGACTTTTCGTTGACGGCGCTGCAGAATTGCTTGATGCAGCTAATATCAAAGAAATCTTGGTTACAGATTCTGTTGTAACAGAAAGTAAAAAACCTAAAAACGTACAATACATTACTGCAAGCGAATTAATTGGTGATGCCATGGTTCGTATTCATGAAAGAAAACCAGTTAGTCCACTATTTAAGTTTAAATAG